One Streptomyces sp. ML-6 genomic region harbors:
- a CDS encoding ester cyclase, protein MRFVQMIDCKTERFADMDRLMDQWAERTRGTRTATHSLVGKDRSDGSHYVELLEFPSYEAAMADSGLPETERIFREMVALCDGMPTFTDLDVVRDEQLNQTQSRRFFHEIAVGGHLDAIDEVFAADYTDHDIAKDARSVVGSDRLREDVARWRAAFDFTFDLDRQICEGDDVVTLWTWTGTHKGEFMGIAPTGRQCVMSGTTIFRFENGRIKEGWWHEDLMGLMRWLGASDRYRAPA, encoded by the coding sequence ATGAGATTCGTACAGATGATCGACTGCAAGACGGAGCGGTTCGCGGACATGGACCGGCTCATGGACCAGTGGGCCGAGCGGACCAGGGGCACCAGGACCGCCACCCACAGCCTCGTCGGCAAGGACCGCTCCGACGGGTCCCACTACGTCGAGCTCCTCGAGTTCCCGTCGTACGAGGCCGCGATGGCCGATTCGGGGCTGCCGGAGACCGAGCGGATCTTCCGGGAGATGGTGGCGCTCTGCGACGGGATGCCCACCTTCACCGATCTCGACGTGGTCCGCGACGAGCAGCTGAACCAGACGCAGTCCCGCCGCTTCTTCCACGAGATCGCCGTCGGGGGCCACCTCGACGCCATCGACGAGGTGTTCGCGGCCGACTACACCGACCACGACATCGCGAAGGACGCGCGGTCCGTGGTCGGTTCCGACCGGCTGCGCGAGGACGTCGCCCGGTGGCGCGCCGCCTTCGACTTCACCTTCGACCTGGACCGGCAGATCTGCGAGGGCGACGACGTCGTGACGCTGTGGACCTGGACCGGCACCCACAAGGGCGAGTTCATGGGCATCGCCCCCACGGGCAGACAGTGCGTCATGTCCGGCACCACGATCTTCAGGTTCGAGAACGGGAGGATCAAGGAGGGCTGGTGGCACGAGGACCTCATGGGCCTGATGCGCTGGCTCGGCGCGTCCGACCGGTACAGGGCACCCGCCTGA
- a CDS encoding hydroxyacid dehydrogenase, with protein MPHTTDNRPAALLAMGPGIADRLLADRHRARLADLTRTDPHLVAHDLAEPTPEVAAALAEAEVLFTCWGATPLTAEVLAAAPRLRAVVHAAGSVKHHITDACWERGITVTSAAGANALPVAEFTLAAILFAGKRVLHAAERYRRLRADHDWLAELDGAGNYRRTVGIVGASRIGRRVIELLRPFDLDVLLYDPYVDEAEAERLGVRLTSLDELCAHSSVVSVHAPQLPETHHLIGAAQLSAMATGTTLINTARGSLVDEAALLAELTAGRLQAVLDVTDPELPSADSPLYTLPNVLLTPHVAGSLGDELHRMADQALDELERFAAGLPFADPVHSGSLSHSA; from the coding sequence ATGCCCCACACCACTGACAACCGGCCCGCGGCCCTGCTCGCGATGGGCCCCGGCATAGCCGACCGGCTCCTCGCCGACCGCCACCGCGCCCGGCTGGCCGACCTCACCCGCACCGACCCGCACCTCGTCGCCCACGACCTGGCCGAGCCGACGCCCGAGGTGGCCGCCGCGCTCGCCGAGGCCGAGGTGCTGTTCACCTGCTGGGGCGCCACCCCGCTCACCGCCGAGGTGCTGGCGGCCGCGCCGCGGCTGCGGGCCGTCGTGCACGCCGCGGGCTCCGTGAAGCACCACATCACCGACGCCTGCTGGGAACGCGGGATCACCGTCACCTCGGCGGCCGGGGCCAACGCCCTGCCCGTCGCCGAGTTCACCCTCGCCGCGATCCTGTTCGCGGGCAAGCGGGTGCTGCACGCCGCGGAGCGCTACCGCCGGCTGCGCGCCGACCACGACTGGCTCGCGGAGCTCGACGGGGCCGGCAACTACCGCCGCACCGTCGGCATCGTCGGCGCCTCCCGGATAGGCCGGCGGGTGATCGAGCTGCTGCGCCCCTTCGACCTGGACGTGCTGCTGTACGACCCGTACGTGGACGAGGCCGAGGCGGAACGGCTCGGGGTACGGCTCACCTCGCTCGACGAGCTGTGCGCGCACAGCTCCGTCGTCTCGGTGCACGCGCCCCAGCTCCCGGAGACGCACCATCTGATCGGCGCGGCGCAGCTGTCGGCGATGGCGACCGGGACGACGCTGATCAACACGGCGCGGGGGTCGCTGGTCGACGAGGCGGCGCTGCTGGCCGAGCTGACGGCCGGGCGGCTGCAGGCGGTACTGGACGTGACCGACCCCGAACTCCCGTCCGCCGACTCACCGTTGTACACCCTGCCGAACGTGCTGCTCACCCCGCACGTGGCGGGTTCGCTGGGCGACGAGCTGCACCGGATGGCCGACCAGGCGCTGGACGAGCTGGAGCGGTTCGCGGCCGGTCTGCCCTTCGCGGACCCCGTGCACTCCGGGAGCCTGAGCCACTCGGCCTGA
- a CDS encoding carbohydrate ABC transporter permease, with protein MNSPASRSRWMSKTAVNGFLLLAVVYMLFPLVWLVTAATKDTGDLLAGNAFSFEGFNLGENLSNLASYGDGIYFRWYLNSLLYAGVGALVCSLICVAAGYAFDKYEFRGKEKLFGLVLMGVLVPTTALALPMYLLASKTGLVNTYWSVLIPVLVNPFGVYLARVFSTGYIPNEALEAARIDGAGELRVFWSIGLRMVMPGFVTVFLFQFTAIWNNFFLPLVMLSDRKLFPLSLGLYSWNTNTHGEPSFYPLVVTGSLLAVIPLIVAFVSLQRHWKAGLTAGSVK; from the coding sequence ATGAACTCCCCCGCTTCCCGCAGCCGGTGGATGTCGAAGACCGCCGTCAACGGTTTCCTCCTGCTCGCCGTCGTCTACATGCTCTTCCCCCTCGTCTGGCTGGTCACCGCCGCCACCAAGGACACCGGGGACCTGCTCGCGGGCAACGCCTTCTCGTTCGAGGGCTTCAACCTCGGCGAGAACCTGTCGAACCTCGCCTCCTACGGCGACGGCATCTACTTCCGCTGGTACCTCAACAGCCTGCTGTACGCGGGCGTCGGCGCCCTCGTCTGCTCGCTGATCTGCGTCGCCGCGGGGTACGCCTTCGACAAGTACGAGTTCCGGGGCAAGGAGAAGCTGTTCGGCCTCGTGCTGATGGGCGTGCTCGTGCCCACCACGGCGCTGGCCCTGCCGATGTACCTGCTGGCCTCCAAGACCGGCCTGGTCAACACCTACTGGTCCGTGCTGATACCGGTGCTGGTCAACCCGTTCGGCGTGTACCTCGCCCGGGTGTTCAGCACCGGCTACATCCCGAACGAGGCGCTGGAGGCCGCCCGTATCGACGGGGCCGGCGAACTGCGGGTCTTCTGGTCCATCGGGCTGCGCATGGTCATGCCCGGCTTCGTGACCGTCTTCCTCTTCCAGTTCACCGCGATCTGGAACAACTTCTTCCTCCCCCTCGTGATGCTCTCGGACCGCAAGCTCTTCCCGCTGAGCCTCGGTCTGTACTCCTGGAACACCAACACCCACGGCGAGCCGAGCTTCTACCCGCTCGTCGTCACCGGTTCCCTCCTCGCCGTCATCCCGCTGATCGTCGCCTTCGTCTCGTTGCAGCGGCACTGGAAGGCCGGACTGACCGCCGGCAGCGTCAAGTGA
- a CDS encoding sugar ABC transporter permease: protein MKRARTTRAAAVLLGPFFVLFTVAMVLPIGYAVWLSLFTEKQSGLGFGGTETVFSGLDNYAAALGDRAFREGFLVLLGYCLFYIPLLLVGALALALLLDSALARARRFFQLALFLPHAVPGIIAALIWVYLYTPQLSPVVSAMESGGIGFDFFSPEGALPSVVNIALWEWLGYNMVIFYAALQAIDRSVLEAATVDGAGAWRTALSIKVPLIRASVVMVALFTVIGSLQLFTEPLILNKGTGSAVTSTWTPNMYAYTAAFERNDYGLAAAASILLALMAALLSFVVTRFTGRKGKKA, encoded by the coding sequence ATGAAGCGCGCCCGGACAACCAGAGCCGCCGCCGTACTGCTGGGGCCCTTCTTCGTACTGTTCACCGTGGCCATGGTGCTGCCGATCGGTTACGCGGTCTGGCTCAGCCTGTTCACCGAGAAACAGTCCGGCCTGGGCTTCGGCGGCACCGAGACCGTCTTCAGCGGACTCGACAACTACGCGGCGGCCCTGGGCGACCGGGCGTTCCGCGAGGGCTTCCTCGTACTCCTCGGATACTGCCTGTTCTACATTCCGCTGCTGCTCGTCGGCGCCCTCGCCCTCGCCCTGCTGCTGGACTCCGCGCTGGCCCGTGCCCGCCGGTTCTTCCAGCTCGCGCTCTTCCTGCCGCACGCCGTGCCCGGCATCATCGCCGCGCTGATCTGGGTGTACCTCTACACGCCGCAGCTCAGCCCGGTGGTCAGCGCCATGGAGTCCGGCGGGATCGGCTTCGACTTCTTCTCGCCCGAGGGCGCACTCCCCTCCGTCGTGAACATCGCCCTGTGGGAGTGGCTCGGCTACAACATGGTGATCTTCTACGCCGCGCTGCAGGCCATCGACCGCTCCGTGCTCGAAGCGGCCACGGTCGACGGGGCCGGCGCCTGGCGCACCGCGCTGAGCATCAAGGTCCCGCTGATCCGCGCCTCCGTCGTGATGGTCGCGCTGTTCACGGTCATCGGCTCGCTCCAGCTGTTCACCGAGCCGCTGATCCTCAACAAGGGGACCGGCTCCGCCGTCACCTCCACCTGGACGCCGAACATGTACGCGTACACCGCGGCCTTCGAACGCAACGACTACGGTCTCGCCGCGGCCGCCTCCATCCTGCTGGCGCTCATGGCCGCGCTGCTGTCCTTCGTCGTCACCCGCTTCACCGGCCGGAAGGGCAAGAAAGCATGA